ACCGGCAGAGGTAAAGACTCCCGCACAACCCCACTTTTTGATGAAAAAGCCATGGTGGCTGCTGATTGCATTTTTACTGTTGCTGACGGCCTTGATCGCCACCCGGTCAACCCTGAGCATCTCCCTGGATAGCAACAGCGGCGAAAAAGCGACGCAGAGCAGCATAGCCGAAAATGTTGCCATTACCGCCGAAACCTGGAACCCGGGAGCCGAGTCCACCCCCCTGCTGTCTCCCGACGGAAAGCTCTTTGCTTACAGCAACCAGCTAGCGGACGACGTCACCAGCTTTATCAAACGCATCGACGATCAGCGGGAAATTAAACTGCAATACCAGGACATGGAAGTTGCGATAATCTCCTGGCAGCCACAAAGCCGGATATTGCTGACGGAACTAACCAATGCCAGCCGCAAAGACTGCCATTACGCCCTTTTTGATATCGCAAATTTTCCGGAGGTTGCAGCGCCCAGGCTAGTGAAAACCTGTAATGTCACCACCCGGGGCGGCGCACAATTAAGCCGCGACGGCCAATGGATGTATTACAGCCAATACGATGAAAGCAAAGAAGGCATAGCCATTTACCGCTACGACCTTGCCAGCGGCAAAAGCACTATGGTGGTACCCTCGGGGGATAAAAAATACGGCGCCATCTATTTCGAGTTGTCGCCTGACGGCGAGTCTTTAGCTTATATCTGGCTGCAGGAAAGCAAACCGGCAAAAATTTATGCCCTGGGCCTGCAAACCCGGGAAACGCAAATGCTCTATCAAATGCAGCATAACGGCTTCACCTATGCCATTGACTGGCAGGACAACCAACACCTGGTCATTGCCGACGGCAATACCCTGCATACCATCAACCTGGACACGGCGGCAATAAAATCAACCAGGATAGAGCAAGACTTTTTCCCTTATCATCTCTCGGTTGAAGGCAACAACAAGCTGTTATTTTCCACCCAGGGCGGCAGCCGCTATCAAATCGAACAGATAACCAATGCCTTTAGCGGCGAGCAGTCTGAGCCGGAAACCTTATATCCGTCCGATAAAAGCAATTATTATGTCTCATTCCGCTTTGATGCTTCCCCCGACAGGTTTTTTATTTCATACCGTTCAGGTTATGCCCAGATATGGCAGGCGGAGCAGGATAACCTGGTACAGCTCAGTGATTTTCCCAATGGCGAAGGCCAGCGCCTTAACCGGCTGATCCTGTCACACGACGGCCGTTTCCTGCTATTCAACCGTAACGAACAAATGGAATTTATTGAGCTTGCAACCAAAAAACTACACCAACTGAAAGATCTGTCGCCAACGCATATCAGCAGCTATGCCTGGTCGGCAGACGATCGCGCGATTTTATATTCAACCGCGGTTAACGGCGTCAGCCAGATATGGCGATATGATTTGCTCACCCGGGAGAATAAGCAGTTAACCCAGCGCGGCGGCAATAATTTACTGGATAACGGCGCCGGGGATATCTACTACATCAATGATGAGCACCTCATCAGCCTGGACGGCAGCAGCAAAACCAAGATCACTACCCCAAAAGCACCTTGCTGGTGCTCAAATGCCCTAACGGAAAATTATCTGTACTCCTCGGACAGATTTTCCACCATCTACCGTATGGAATTAT
This genomic window from Thalassomonas viridans contains:
- a CDS encoding winged helix-turn-helix domain-containing protein, giving the protein MAELLMYWMDTVVQYQIGPWLFSPARCLLTSNEIERELEPLVFKLLTYFIAQQERIIPRQELVEQVWQQSFVDDNAINRAISELRKQLKHPVEKAPLIKTHYRKGYSLTVTVTEVTATSAATMAGTDSIQPEVQVTNGDNAPASPPGPAVQAAEPARENTEQAEKPLSPAEVKTPAQPHFLMKKPWWLLIAFLLLLTALIATRSTLSISLDSNSGEKATQSSIAENVAITAETWNPGAESTPLLSPDGKLFAYSNQLADDVTSFIKRIDDQREIKLQYQDMEVAIISWQPQSRILLTELTNASRKDCHYALFDIANFPEVAAPRLVKTCNVTTRGGAQLSRDGQWMYYSQYDESKEGIAIYRYDLASGKSTMVVPSGDKKYGAIYFELSPDGESLAYIWLQESKPAKIYALGLQTRETQMLYQMQHNGFTYAIDWQDNQHLVIADGNTLHTINLDTAAIKSTRIEQDFFPYHLSVEGNNKLLFSTQGGSRYQIEQITNAFSGEQSEPETLYPSDKSNYYVSFRFDASPDRFFISYRSGYAQIWQAEQDNLVQLSDFPNGEGQRLNRLILSHDGRFLLFNRNEQMEFIELATKKLHQLKDLSPTHISSYAWSADDRAILYSTAVNGVSQIWRYDLLTRENKQLTQRGGNNLLDNGAGDIYYINDEHLISLDGSSKTKITTPKAPCWCSNALTENYLYSSDRFSTIYRMELSSGKIDQVPTPYNHSGINVSADDKIITYTKITPVDTQIQRISWQ